Genomic window (Primulina eburnea isolate SZY01 chromosome 8, ASM2296580v1, whole genome shotgun sequence):
AAGGAAAGTCTTGTTGGCAGGTTGTTTGGAAGTTCCATAGGCTACATGCGAAGATTTATTTTTCGTGTTCTTTCTGTGGGTCCAATTCCAAATCACCTGGCCTTTATTTTAGATGGAAATCGAAGATATGCCAGGAAGTGGAATCTTGGAGAAGGAAAGGGCCATAGAGCCGGGTTCTTGTCTCTCATGTCTTTGATGAAGTACTGCTGCGAATTGGGTGTGAAATACGTGACCATATATGCGTTCAGCATCGACAATTTCAAAAGAAGGCCTGACGAAGTTCAGAGTGTGATGGATTTGATGCTCGAGAAAATTGAAGGTTTGCTCAAGGAAGAAAATATAGTGAACCAATATGGGGTGAGGGTATATTTCATCGGGGACTTGAATCTTTTAAGTGAAACTGTAAGACTTGCCGCTGAAAAGGCTATGAAAGCCACATCTAATAATGACAAAAGCATTCTCCTTATTTGTGTGGCCTAtacttcaactgatgaaattGTGCATGCTGCTCAAGAATCTTGCGAAGATAAGTGGCATGAGATTCAATCTATAATGAAAACGAATGATGCTCAAAATGGTGAGATTGGTAAGGGAAAACTTGGGGAAAACCATGTTATAAAGGTTGCAGATATCGAGAGAAACATGTACATGGGAGTGGCACCCGATCCTGATATCTTGATCCGTTCCTCAGGCGAGACTCGACTGAGCAACTTTCTGCTTTGGCAGACTTCAAACTGCCTTTTGTATTCCCCCAAAGCATTGTGGCCGGAGGTTGGCTTGCACCATTTAGTGTGGGCTGTACTGAACTTCCAGAGAGTCCATATTGAACTGCAGAAGAGAAGGAGGCAGCTGTAATATTTCTCTACACCTCGATGCTCTTCTCGGAGAAACTGGCATATGATTTACACGTACTGGATGCATGCTTATCCTCATTTACAGAATAATATCTTTTGGGATCGCAATCTTCACTCATATCTAGCTTTTAATGTCAGGAAAGAATCAAGTACATTATACCAGTTCTCACCCTACCTAAGGTGATACTGATGTTTTAGTCTATTTATCATCATTTATATCAAGCAGTCGTGTGTCAACCAGTTTAGACACGATGGAATAATTAACACGACCCGTTTTACATTTCAAAGCAAGCATCCTGGCCGTGCATATTGAGTATGTTGTTGTATTGCATACTGTACATATAGATATATTGTACACAAAATTTGGGCATTTGAAAATATGAAGGCTTCATTCTTATGCCTGTGATATGATGTGGGCCATCCTCTCATGTAAGATTCTTAAAGTCCGTCAAATTTGAAGTTATCCTAAAGCTCATTATATAGTTTGTAACTAAATATTTTAGCCATGTTTAAAACTAAGATATATAATGTTACCTTGGTTTGTTGAAATAAACTAATCTTGTTCAAGAATTCATAACATCAAATGAGAGAAATCAAAACCAACTCTTTTAGAGATGCTCTGAAATCTTTAATCCTTCTTATTGGGTCTACTCTAATAATCGTCAATCTTCCGTGGTGTCGTCCTTTGGTCTTTTGTATGTGTTCTACACTTGCCTACAGCCGACTGATTTGCCTAAATTTTGGATATAAACAAGTTAGTTTACCAAAAGTCGAGGCTATTGACCAACACAAAATTGTGAAGTAAAGTCATATCGTGAAATCCCCCGAGCTCAAGTAATCAGCGGTATTTTCTTTTAAGGATATCTATATCTTAGCTTATATCTTACGTCTATATGGTTGACTTGACCAGTACTCTGTTGTTGAGGTTCCAGGGAACGAACACTTGTATCGAGTATTAGCATTACATAATTTTCTAGGTAGTTATAATaagattatataaatatatatagtaaATTTTCAAGTACTTTGAATATTTTGTCATTCAACAACATTTGAAACCATATCTCAGCAAATAAACTCTTGGAGTGCATGGTTGCTCTTTATCTACAAAAATTCTTGAAAGTTTTAAAGATCAATTCAAGTCCTCCATCATCCTTTCTCGACAGAAAATGAGGAAGAATAAAAAAGATATCATATAAAACAGTATTCGAAATCTGGACTTCTTTTCTGTCAACACAATAGCTTTACAAGAGTAGGAAATTTACAAGACTAGGAAACTATATATATAGAgacaaataaaaagaaaaaaactgaGAAAGTAAACAAACAATGCATATTCTTGATTTATTTTCTTCTTTCCCAAATTTACACCAAAGAGTCCGTGTTCCCTGTATAGCTCTCCTTGCTGAGGTACTGTGAAGTGGAAAAAGCAGAACTCGAATCCAAATCTATCGGTCCTGCAGCAGGCCACACAAATGCTGGCCTGAACGGCGGCACCTCAGGCACAGGCATAGTCCCTGAGATGATCATCTGAAATATAGCCTGTGTTTTAGGCCTCTCATTAGCATCCGGATGTGAACATGCCAGCCCCAACAGAAGCAGCCTCTCTGCTTCTTCTGCAACGTAATTTTCCCCCAATCCTGGATCCACAGCCTCGAGCAATCTCCTTTCACGGTGCAAGGACCAAACCCAATCCACCAACAAATTATACCTGTCAATCTTGGATCCAGGACGTCTGCCACACACAACTTCAAGACAGACTGCCCCAAATGCATAAACATCTGATTGTTGAGTAGCTTTTCCTGTGTGGAAGCATTCAGGTGCAATGTACCCCATGGTGCCTAAAACCCCCTGGGCCTCTGCATAAGACGTTTTCTCATTTTCTAATGCTCGTGCAAGGCCAAAATCGCCTAGACGAGCATTGAAGTTTGAATCCAGCATGATGTTGCTGGCTTTAAGGTCGCGGTGAACAACCCTTTGTTCATACTCGTTATGGAGATACTGTAGGGCAGAGGCTACTCCTGAAATAATTTTGAAGCGGACGTTCCATTCGAGTGGCTCTACGTTTGGCCCCACGAATAGGTGCTTGTCCAGACTTCCATTCGGCATGTAATCATACACCAACAGCAGCTTCCCATTCTTGTGACACCATCCTAATATACATATATTGCAACTACAAATGAGTAATCCCTTTCTTAAATTAATTCCAGCCTCAAATAAATTAGAAAAAGTTCAAGTTTCTACGGCAAGACGGTAGTCGAATTATGGACTGAAATATTCTTACACACTAAATATGTCACTGCAAGAAATCAAAAtactgtttttatttcaccatgAATCATCAGTTAATTTAAGATGTTCTATCTTGCCTTGTCATATTATTTCCTAAGATGCACCTGCAAATATTCTCAAGAACACACTTTGGAGTATACAGCATtcgttttttttatttgtaaactAAGATTAATTTCATTTTCAATAGCTACTTAATTGCTAGTGAAATATTCCAAAGTCAGCCAAAAGTCCTTTTCATGATGCCTTTAAATTAGTATACATAGCATTTTGCTAGGAAATTTCCTTGGTTTTCATTGAGTAATGAGAATATAGGTTtcctatttaaattttaaatcatctCTATCACCTAAATCTGGTCAAATCCACAAGTGACATGACCCAATCAGAAATATCCAGTTCTTTATCTAAAAAATTATAAtgttttaagaaaaatataaattacagtaaaaataattatcagtaaaaaaaaaaggttgaatatttttatttatttaaacaaaacaaataatcaggtccattttttttttaatgaaaggtCGAATCTTTAAGTTCAATAATGTAATATAAATTGGGCATATATTTAAAGTTATCATCATATATATGATAACATCCGTCAACATCCTTTGCTCAGCCGCCTCGGTTCTCCCGGCGGATAAGCAACGAACTGAGTCACGACTTCTATTCTTTGATGCTCCGCATTCAATTCTCCCAAACTCCAAGTCCAAAAAAATTGACTTCTTtaataacttaaataaattaaatttctctCTAAAAAACTGGATTGCAAACCCAATTCAAATGTTGTGAAAAAAGGACGATCGATTTCTTGCACTAATTCAATTGACAATAATGTATCACATTCCCTCTCATTATTAATTATTGTTCGATGCATCGCATTTCAAGTTTAATTAATAGTTCGAACTGATCAAGAAAGTAAAAAAAGTTGACTTACCGAGTAATTTGACAAGATGCTTGTGCCGAAGCCGATTGATGATTGTGAGCTCGGCCAAGAAATCGTCTTCCCCTTCGATGCTCCCTCTGGAGAAGCATTTCACCGCAATCTCCAAATCCTCCTTAGCCAGAAACCCTCTGTACACCACCCCGTATCCTCCCTCCCCGAGCTTGTTCTTTCCATCGAAATGGTGGGTTGCCTTCTTCAAATCCCTGTACCTGAATTCCTGTGGTGTCCCCGGCAAACTTTTCAATGCCCCCACCAAACTTCGCTTCGAATTTGCCATCTGCTTCTTGTGCAAACAGTACCCAAACCACGCGCCGCCCACGAGCAGAAGCACAAGTGCCGGAACTCCGGCACCCACTACGATTATCATCCATTTACTCTTTTCTTCAGGAAAGTAGTGAACAGTTAGGTTCCACCGCAGCACGCAGTTCAACTCTGTCGCGTTCCCAGTTGACGCGGAGAACCCGAAATACGAATACTGGTTCACTTGCTCTCTCAGGTCCAAGTTATCCACCGATAGGATGGGCGAGCCGGGCTTCGCGGGAGTTGGGCCATTTTTCATCGCCTGTTCCGCCATGTACACTTCAATCACCTTTCCATTACCGTCATAATCGATCCAGACGTTGTAAAATCTGGCTCCCATGGGAGCAATCGTGATGTTGTGGGGTGTGAGAGATTCAGTCTTCACGGATCTGACACTGTTCAAGTCCACTCCGACATGATTATCGTCCGGATCGAAAGATTGCTTGAAAGTGTCCAGCTCAACCGCGAGAATCTTGTTCGTGGCGTTCCCATCAGTGGACGAATTCGTCAGACCCAGAAACTCCCCAAAGCTATTATGAGGCAGCAACAGATCAGGGGCGATGACGAAGGCTACGCCTTCGCCGGGGGTATCGTTCTGGGGCCGGTAGACGTTAACCAGAAAAGAAGTGTTGAAAGATGCGGTGTTATTGCCATCCCACAGCTTGAAAGACTGCTTCAAGATGATACGGCCTGCATTGTAAGACTTATTGAAATCAGGAGAAGCCGAGTCAGGTGTCACCTGGAGAGCATCGTTGCTGATAGTGGCAGGCCTGACAACCTCAAAGATTTCGAAGTGTGTCTGGTTAAAAGGGCCGTATTGGCGCTGGAATGTTCTGAGCTTTTGAGCTTCAGCACCAATGGTCGAAAGGCAAAAGAGTATTATAGCTATTGCGGCGATTATCAGATTCGCCATTTCATTTGCTATTTAGGCAGCTGCACCTTGAATTTTGAAGAAGATAATGGGAGGCCAAGGCTATTCCTATTCCTATTTATTTCAacttttatttattgttattcCATCACATGCCAAAAACATTTAACACCTCtgcttttaataaaataaattaaattaaattaaattgattgtgTTGTTTATAAGTGATATAAACAAAGGAGCATGTCTTATGGATCTTAatatatgagacgggtcaatcccacctatattcacaataaaaaataatatttttagcataaaaaagtatttgacccaaataaaatatccgtctcacaaatacgactcatgatatcgtctcacacaaatttttgcttaaaatattataacaatTATTGACTATACATAACAATAAATGTTTTGCTCAAACACCATACcacaaatttaatttatattttattttttgtataggTAGGTATTAGAGTTTCCGGGAACTTGCCTTGCGTATATGACTGCTGCTAACTTCTCTTGGTCAACAtttcttaaattaaaaattattattttttatttggaaaTTTCAATGACGGGATCTACGTGTGTTCCCTGTAAAGCTGACTTTTGTTGTTGTactttattcttttttttttttttttagtttagaAAATTGATTTCTATTCCTTAAATAACAGAAAAGTAAATTTACAGGCGAGGAATCTTAGTTGGAGCCTCTCATTGTTGATTTTGTTTGTACGATGTTATGCAAATTAACGGATTTCCTAGCTATTTCTTACTTACGAGGAAACAATTTTTAAAGTTCTAGCAGAGTCCGAGGGGaaataaacattatttaattttctttttttaaaaaaaaaaaactttgacgatttattttcataatttaattgcaacgaaaattgttctttaataaTCTATCTGatttttttgacataaaaaaaaatatggccAAAGAGAAATGAATCAAACCAAGATTAATGTATTAATCATGGTATAGTTAGTGCTTTAGCCATCCGATTCTTGGAGAGTTACAATTCGTGAATATGTATGTATATCTTTTATGGGAAAATATACACGATGGATAATTCGAGCAAAGTAACTTTTAATTCGATGTGACCTACTTAGTAGACATTGGCATCAATCAAAGTTCGTTGTGTATATGATAATCCAACGTGCCAAGAAAACTCGATTAGGAGACAATATATGTATACATTACAAGAAAAGCGCGATTTTTTTATGTAGTAAATAATTAAGTCCTCAATATTATTTATTCCGCATTCAAACAGAAAACCTACGAGTGTGaaacttttttaaaataagtaaCATGCATTGCATAAAATGTTTACTTCTAACAACATATTGACCAGAACTCTCGTGGCAGAAACCTTAACTGATATGCTCCGACGACTCCCCCGAAAACAACCAGCGACACGGATGTTACTGCCAATATGACCACCACCCTGATCGTGCTGTGCAAACCGCCATTGCTGACAGCAGAGGGAAAGCTGATCCGCAAAGAAACGCCAATGCGGATGCTCCAGCTGCTTTATACGGATTCGGCAACGTTTCGGCCTCCAGGAAAGCATGGAAATGGCTACTAATGGCTCGATATCCCCAGCCCGTTCGAGTTACCTTTGACGCCAAATCTAGGCTTCTTGATTGGGTTTCTGAATTGATGACGCGATCTGTTCGATATCCCTGCTCGTGGAAGCTCATTAAATGCACACCTACGAGAATCCTAGGAAGGAATCTTGTCTTGGGCGGTGtcggagaaaataataaatgcatCGCGAAGAGCATTTAATTTTTCTCAAGATAGTAGATTTTAAAACTGTACATTTATATAAATTTCAAGCATATATTATGTTAGACTGTTAGTCGGAAATTAAAGGAAAATATCAGTATTCTCTACTATCCTTGAATTAAAACATTATCAAATAggggtatttttttttttacaaattttccTAAAGATCGAGTATATGatttcatttcaaattattttaactTGATGTCTCATGCACGAATGACATAAAATTAGAATGACATAAAATTAAGATGTAATGTTTCTGTTAGAAAAATTGAGTTTTGTACTAATTTAAAAAcgataaaataattcgaacgagTTACACGACGAACAAAATTATAATtagtataaaatatattattatatcataatatattatactatttttaaaaacaatcaATTAATTCATCCAAAATGTAAATATAATTTGTaactattatttttatttttgtcttaattaattaattcaacaaaccAAAATGgaagaaacaaaataaaaaaaatcaaaatttataacACGCAACACAATGAAGACTAGAAACAAGTTAAAGATTACAATACAGTAATATCCTCAAGTTATCTAATTTAAGTTGCTGATTCATAGTTGTGATGCAGAATGCATGGCGGTCTAGATTCGTGTTCTTTGAATGGAGAAAATTAACCACCATTATATTAGGTCTCGTATATCTTAATAACATCATAAATAGCATGTCTGGAACTGGAAACGAAATAAAAGACAGCCGGAGAAAATCAACATCTGCTGTGACTTCTAGCTAGGCGTGCTTTAGAAGCTCCGCTTTTGAGCTTGCTCAATACTCGAGAGATCCTAAAGTTGGAGTACTCGACACAACGTCGTTGGCATCATTGTTGCCCACCGTTTCGACTGCATTTGTACTCAAGGTCCCAGCATCTTGTTTTCCCAGCTTCTGCATATCCTCGGGAGAAAGAATCTTGATGTACCAGACATTGTTAACAAAAGCACTGTATATGCATTTAACACCATCAGTTCAACATATGTTTATGGTTATTTATTTTCCAGCTTAGTATTTCATGTTGCACAATAGTTGGAGTTAGAGGAATGTCAATCATCTCAAATTTCTAAAGAAAACATAATTCATTACGtaataataaaaagaaaaaatgtgTTCTTATGTATTTATGTTTTAAGATCACCATTTTCATTCTATTACCACCTCCCACTTTAACATATAAAGGCAGTTTATATATTGATTACTCACTTACATGACATATATAGATACTTACTCCCATGGGTCGTCTCCAAGGAGAAGCACATCGTCCTCCCTGTCAACAAATACAAGCTGCCAGCCTGATCTTTGAGGGTCTTCAAGCAACCCTGGAATCCTGAACATTTGGCCCAACTCCAGTCGCAGCTCCTGATAGCTGTTGAACTGGGCGATGTCCAGTGACCTACCAACTGACCCCGTTTTATAGACCTATACACAAAAACCGAAAACAGAACACAGAAAAAATCACTTCCAACACACTCAAACTAAGTAAAGGTTGGGATGTAACATTATATCAAATCTCGAACAAGCACCTTGACGAAGGTAGAGGCCCGTGTTGGTTGGCCAATGTGACATGCACTGTGCAAAACATCAGATGAATCTTGCACATAGCCATATAGAGGGCTTTGATATCCAGATCCCCGTAGTGCCATAGAGGACATATCAGCATGAGCTGAAGAAGTGCCATGACCAGACACAGTGGTGGGAAGGAGGAGGTTAGAGGAGTCAATATTAGTGCCGAAAAGACCATGATTCTGGGCATCCAAACTACAAGTTTCGTGCTCACCAGAAGCATCTTTCCCACGGTACAGAGGAAGTGATGTTGAATTGGAACGATCACCGACAGGCGACAGAGAAAATTTTGCCACCCATGATTGTTGAGGTGATTGCTCATTGAGTATTTGCTGACCTGTTCTTGTGAAATTTAAAAGATCTCCAGTCCCCTCAGTACAAAGAGAACCCAGCATATTTTGCATACTAGAATGCGACATAGATGCCGACAAATTACTGTTTGGATTTGTGAAACCGGGTTTTGTAAACGAAGGGGAGGGAACATCTGATGGCTGCCTTTGTTGGAGCTGATCATGTTGAATCGCAAATGGTTCTTGATAAGTATGTTGTTGATGATATTCTTCCGAATGATTGTCAACCAGCTGTAGCAGTGGCCTCTGCATGTTATCCGACAGCGTATGGGATTGTGCTGAAAGCATATGAGAAGAAGAAACTGAGGGGTGGACTACTTGCTGTTGCTGTGACATAGGATCATGCCCTCCTGGATGTTGAAGATAATGAACTGGCTGTTGGAACTGCATTATTTGATGTTTCAACATATCTCCACCGCCTAAATTTTGCAATCCTGAAGCCAGCATAGCCTGATACTGATGGCTGAGATCGTTTCTCAAGACCGATGGATCAAATCTCTGCTGAATCCATGGAAACATGCCAATGGACTGAAAATTCATAGGTTCACCGGCTTCACCTCTTAACCATGTCATGCCATTGATTGCTTCGTTGTTACCATCTGAGCTAAAAGAGGCTGGGAATTAGTAGACTACATAAAACGATCATAAAATTTGATATCGGGTTTGAGAAATggcacaaaacaaaacaaagaaTAAGCTGAATAAAAGGTAGTTCAGCATTTCTCCAGGTAAAGAGAACTCCATCATCAAGCACTTACCCACGGGACAGACTACAGTTTCATGATGCACTGGAAGTTTGGAACATGTAACCTTTCCCTAACGAGGAAAATTCACCAAACATTAGGCAAAAGTTGTACCTTGAAAAGAGGAGGCCCCAGTATACCAGGGCCGTTTCAACCTGAGAGGAAATAACGATGGATACATGGGAAATGTTGTCAAAGGCTCAATTTCCCAAAGTGATACCCTTGGCTGCCTGTCACCTGCTGTTGATTCGTCCCAGCCAACCTACAAaaaaccaagaaaaaaaaaatgagaacGGGAGACATCCGTAGACAGTCATTTAATCCAAGACTGACGGTTTTGACGCTTACAAAACCAAGACAGCCTTTACGACTCAAGATGCACTTCTAATCTTTATGCGATATTTTTCTTTAGGACACTTTTAACTGTCAACATTCACATCCAACTACTATTTCAAAATGTTCGCTAAATAAAGCCAATGTTTAGTATTCTGCACACATTATGAGAAACTGAATTTTGTGCAGCACATTGTAATATTTTTCACAACGGTATAACTAGATAGCAAGGGGAGTGGGATTGGAAGATTGACCTCAAAAAAAATCCCCAGATGAAAAATAGACAGAGTGATTATATAAAAAGGCTAATGTagcaggaaaaatagaagtcaGTTGAGAAATAAAAATACTGAAGGAGCAAGAAAAGACATTATTTGAAGCAGTAAAGAGAAGCCATTTACCTTCACAGAACGCCAATGAGAGTTTGGCCAACGAATAGGATCCAGGTCGCCAATGCCAGTGATCGTTCCCATGTACCTAGATGTAAAATCATTCATGGATAAAATTTTCATGTAAATATTAATTTGATGAAGTCCTGGCATCATTAAGTTTGGAGCTTAACAGCAACTTCTTAGTGGTCTTGAACATAGAGCGATGTACTATTTAATTGTAAAAGGATGCGGTTGGTTAACGAGTAGTATGACGGAGTAAGAATTTTGGGGTGTGATTGAATGTGGAATCATCCAAGGGGAACAAAGTAAAAGGACAgtcataaataatttttttaaataatttttcattttctcTTCTCCACTTTCACAAATTTTCTTCTCCTTCTATCATATTCGCTGAACAGATTCGATAGCATATGCACCATCCTCCACTCAACTTTCAATTTTGTTTCTCGTGTCTCCTATTCTTCCCATGTTCACATATCATTTACCTTTCGTTTCATGTAAAGGTGTTGGAATAAAGCCTATAATGTCTTTTGCAAAAATGTATTTCAAaagcatctcatattttctTCACCAAACACATAAATATTGTGTCATTTGCATCATCTGACCTTTGTCCCAGGATTTTAAAC
Coding sequences:
- the LOC140838381 gene encoding auxin response factor 8-like isoform X2 produces the protein MKSSTSGMGQQSHEGEKKCLNSELWHACAGPLVSLPTVGSRVVYFPQGHSEQVAATTNKEIDAHIPNYPSLPAQLICQLHNVTMHADVETDEVYAQMTLQPLTPQEQKDTYLPVELGTPSRQPTNYFCKTLTASDTSTHGGFSVPRRAAEKVFPPLDFSQTPPAQELIAKDLHDVEWKFRHIFRGQPKRHLLTTGWSVFVSAKRLVAGDSVLFIWNEKNQLLLGIRRATRPQTVMPSSVLSSDSMHIGLLAAAAHAAATNSCFTVFYNPRASPSEFVIPLSKYVKAVYHTRVSVGMRFRMLFETEESSVRRYMGTITGIGDLDPIRWPNSHWRSVKVGWDESTAGDRQPRVSLWEIEPLTTFPMYPSLFPLRLKRPWYTGASSFQDGNNEAINGMTWLRGEAGEPMNFQSIGMFPWIQQRFDPSVLRNDLSHQYQAMLASGLQNLGGGDMLKHQIMQFQQPVHYLQHPGGHDPMSQQQQVVHPSVSSSHMLSAQSHTLSDNMQRPLLQLVDNHSEEYHQQHTYQEPFAIQHDQLQQRQPSDVPSPSFTKPGFTNPNSNLSASMSHSSMQNMLGSLCTEGTGDLLNFTRTGQQILNEQSPQQSWVAKFSLSPVGDRSNSTSLPLYRGKDASAHADMSSMALRGSGYQSPLYGYVQDSSDVLHSACHIGQPTRASTFVKVYKTGSVGRSLDIAQFNSYQELRLELGQMFRIPGLLEDPQRSGWQLVFVDREDDVLLLGDDPWDAFVNNVWYIKILSPEDMQKLGKQDAGTLSTNAVETVGNNDANDVVSSTPTLGSLEY
- the LOC140838381 gene encoding auxin response factor 8-like isoform X1, encoding MKSSTSGMGQQSHEGEKKCLNSELWHACAGPLVSLPTVGSRVVYFPQGHSEQVAATTNKEIDAHIPNYPSLPAQLICQLHNVTMHADVETDEVYAQMTLQPLTPQEQKDTYLPVELGTPSRQPTNYFCKTLTASDTSTHGGFSVPRRAAEKVFPPLDFSQTPPAQELIAKDLHDVEWKFRHIFRGQPKRHLLTTGWSVFVSAKRLVAGDSVLFIWNEKNQLLLGIRRATRPQTVMPSSVLSSDSMHIGLLAAAAHAAATNSCFTVFYNPRASPSEFVIPLSKYVKAVYHTRVSVGMRFRMLFETEESSVRRYMGTITGIGDLDPIRWPNSHWRSVKVGWDESTAGDRQPRVSLWEIEPLTTFPMYPSLFPLRLKRPWYTGASSFQDGNNEAINGMTWLRGEAGEPMNFQSIGMFPWIQQRFDPSVLRNDLSHQYQAMLASGLQNLGGGDMLKHQIMQFQQPVHYLQHPGGHDPMSQQQQVVHPSVSSSHMLSAQSHTLSDNMQRPLLQLVDNHSEEYHQQHTYQEPFAIQHDQLQQRQPSDVPSPSFTKPGFTNPNSNLSASMSHSSMQNMLGSLCTEGTGDLLNFTRTGQQILNEQSPQQSWVAKFSLSPVGDRSNSTSLPLYRGKDASGEHETCSLDAQNHGLFGTNIDSSNLLLPTTVSGHGTSSAHADMSSMALRGSGYQSPLYGYVQDSSDVLHSACHIGQPTRASTFVKVYKTGSVGRSLDIAQFNSYQELRLELGQMFRIPGLLEDPQRSGWQLVFVDREDDVLLLGDDPWDAFVNNVWYIKILSPEDMQKLGKQDAGTLSTNAVETVGNNDANDVVSSTPTLGSLEY
- the LOC140838380 gene encoding probable L-type lectin-domain containing receptor kinase S.5; its protein translation is MANLIIAAIAIILFCLSTIGAEAQKLRTFQRQYGPFNQTHFEIFEVVRPATISNDALQVTPDSASPDFNKSYNAGRIILKQSFKLWDGNNTASFNTSFLVNVYRPQNDTPGEGVAFVIAPDLLLPHNSFGEFLGLTNSSTDGNATNKILAVELDTFKQSFDPDDNHVGVDLNSVRSVKTESLTPHNITIAPMGARFYNVWIDYDGNGKVIEVYMAEQAMKNGPTPAKPGSPILSVDNLDLREQVNQYSYFGFSASTGNATELNCVLRWNLTVHYFPEEKSKWMIIVVGAGVPALVLLLVGGAWFGYCLHKKQMANSKRSLVGALKSLPGTPQEFRYRDLKKATHHFDGKNKLGEGGYGVVYRGFLAKEDLEIAVKCFSRGSIEGEDDFLAELTIINRLRHKHLVKLLGWCHKNGKLLLVYDYMPNGSLDKHLFVGPNVEPLEWNVRFKIISGVASALQYLHNEYEQRVVHRDLKASNIMLDSNFNARLGDFGLARALENEKTSYAEAQGVLGTMGYIAPECFHTGKATQQSDVYAFGAVCLEVVCGRRPGSKIDRYNLLVDWVWSLHRERRLLEAVDPGLGENYVAEEAERLLLLGLACSHPDANERPKTQAIFQMIISGTMPVPEVPPFRPAFVWPAAGPIDLDSSSAFSTSQYLSKESYTGNTDSLV
- the LOC140838379 gene encoding dehydrodolichyl diphosphate synthase CPT3-like; the encoded protein is MEMDNKKESLVGRLFGSSIGYMRRFIFRVLSVGPIPNHLAFILDGNRRYARKWNLGEGKGHRAGFLSLMSLMKYCCELGVKYVTIYAFSIDNFKRRPDEVQSVMDLMLEKIEGLLKEENIVNQYGVRVYFIGDLNLLSETVRLAAEKAMKATSNNDKSILLICVAYTSTDEIVHAAQESCEDKWHEIQSIMKTNDAQNGEIGKGKLGENHVIKVADIERNMYMGVAPDPDILIRSSGETRLSNFLLWQTSNCLLYSPKALWPEVGLHHLVWAVLNFQRVHIELQKRRRQL